One stretch of Bosea vaviloviae DNA includes these proteins:
- a CDS encoding cytochrome c biogenesis protein CcdA: MSLFILAYLAGVLTILSPCILPVVPFILAQANRSLHRQSFLRNSLPMLLGLAFAFAAVASLAAVAGGWAVQANRFGRAVALILLAGFGLSLIFPSLAARFASPLVGAGSRLAAWTEEGRAQSGPAGTLSSVVLGVATGLLWTPCAGPVLGLILSGAALNGPGPQTSALLLAYGLGAASSLAAAILAGRQLLARLRPSLPWVERARRLTGAAVIGSVALLGLGLDTSLLQRLSAEQTSRLENTLMTSIANPLGRFGQSADAAVPDTLSGPLAALLDRQGWINSPPLRAEALRGKVVVVSFWTYSCINCLRALPHLKAWADRYKDQGLVVIGVHAPEFAFEKDPDNVARGSAALGVRYPVVLDNEFRIWRAFGNAGWPGVHIVGADGRIRHQATGEGRYDQSEQVIRRLLTEANAIGTAGSSQPVEGRGAQKQADWSNLRSPETYLGHDKAERFASPGSLTPDEPREYRHPAALPANGWSLSGNWTVGPEFAALNQAGGGLRYRVHARDLHLVLVPGSPDRPVRFRVRIDGAAPGASHGSDIDEQGLGTVRDGRLYQLVRQAGPVTDRTVEIEFLDPGVRAYAFTFG, encoded by the coding sequence TTGTCCCTTTTCATCCTGGCCTATCTCGCGGGCGTGCTGACGATCCTCTCGCCCTGCATCCTCCCGGTCGTGCCGTTCATCCTGGCGCAGGCGAACCGGTCCCTCCATCGCCAGTCCTTCCTTCGCAACAGCTTGCCTATGCTGCTGGGGCTGGCTTTTGCATTCGCCGCGGTGGCGAGCCTCGCAGCGGTCGCCGGGGGCTGGGCTGTCCAGGCGAACCGCTTCGGGCGCGCCGTCGCATTGATCCTGCTCGCCGGCTTCGGTCTTAGCCTGATCTTTCCTTCGCTCGCCGCCCGGTTTGCCTCGCCGCTGGTGGGGGCTGGATCGCGGCTGGCGGCATGGACGGAAGAAGGACGGGCGCAGAGCGGACCGGCGGGCACGCTCTCCTCGGTCGTCCTCGGCGTGGCCACCGGACTGCTCTGGACGCCCTGCGCCGGCCCGGTGCTGGGGCTGATCCTCTCGGGCGCGGCGCTCAACGGGCCCGGTCCGCAGACCAGCGCGCTCCTGCTCGCCTACGGCCTCGGCGCGGCCAGCTCGCTGGCCGCCGCCATTCTCGCCGGGCGGCAACTCCTCGCCCGCCTGCGGCCTTCGCTGCCCTGGGTCGAGCGGGCACGCCGGCTCACTGGGGCCGCCGTCATCGGCAGCGTGGCGCTGCTCGGACTTGGCCTCGACACCAGCCTGCTGCAGCGCCTCTCCGCCGAGCAGACCTCCAGGCTGGAGAACACGCTCATGACAAGCATCGCAAATCCCCTTGGCCGTTTCGGGCAATCGGCCGACGCCGCCGTCCCCGATACCTTGTCGGGTCCACTCGCTGCGCTACTCGACAGGCAGGGCTGGATCAATTCGCCGCCGCTTCGCGCCGAAGCGCTGCGCGGCAAGGTCGTCGTCGTCAGTTTCTGGACCTATTCCTGCATCAACTGCCTGCGCGCGCTGCCGCATCTGAAGGCCTGGGCGGACAGGTACAAGGATCAAGGCCTCGTCGTCATCGGCGTCCACGCGCCGGAATTCGCCTTCGAGAAAGATCCGGACAATGTGGCCCGGGGCAGCGCGGCGCTCGGCGTGCGTTATCCGGTCGTGCTCGACAATGAATTTCGCATCTGGCGGGCTTTCGGCAATGCCGGCTGGCCGGGCGTCCATATCGTCGGCGCTGACGGCCGCATCCGCCATCAGGCGACCGGCGAAGGCCGCTACGACCAGTCCGAGCAGGTCATCCGGCGCCTGCTGACCGAGGCGAACGCGATCGGCACCGCCGGTTCCAGCCAACCGGTCGAAGGCCGGGGCGCCCAGAAGCAAGCGGATTGGAGCAATCTCCGTTCGCCCGAAACCTATCTGGGCCATGACAAGGCGGAGCGCTTCGCCTCGCCCGGCTCGCTCACCCCGGACGAACCGCGCGAATACCGCCACCCTGCCGCGCTGCCGGCGAATGGCTGGAGCCTGTCGGGCAACTGGACGGTCGGTCCCGAATTCGCCGCGCTGAACCAGGCCGGAGGCGGGCTGCGCTATCGCGTCCATGCCCGCGACCTGCATCTCGTGCTGGTTCCGGGCTCGCCCGACCGCCCGGTCCGGTTTCGCGTCAGGATCGACGGCGCCGCGCCGGGAGCAAGCCACGGCTCGGACATCGACGAGCAGGGCTTGGGCACCGTCCGCGACGGGCGGCTCTACCAGCTCGTGCGCCAGGCCGGCCCGGTCACGGATCGGACCGTCGAGATCGAGTTCCTCGATCCGGGCGTGCGCGCCTACGCCTTCACCTTCGGCTGA
- a CDS encoding alpha/beta fold hydrolase, whose product MQPSRSPESVDQNRRCLLAGATAALAATQLGPIGPAIAQPTAAPAGASGFPALKQIEAGVLTIGYVDAGPSDGPVVILLHGWPYDIHSYVDVLPLLTAGGYRVIVPHLRGYGTTRFLSDATPRNGQQAALAVDVIALMDALKIEKAVLGGYDWGARTVNIVAALWPQRVKAMVSVSGYLIGSQSANRMPLPPKAEQDWWYQYYFATERGRLGYQQNTHDFARLIWQTASPRWAFDDATFARSAASLDNPDHVAITIHNYRWRLGLAEGEARYDDLEQRLAQAPSIAVPTITLEGDANGAPHPDPAAYARKFSGWYQHRPLSGGIGHNPPQEAPAAFAEAIIAVDRA is encoded by the coding sequence ATGCAGCCTTCCCGCTCCCCCGAATCCGTCGACCAGAACCGCCGCTGCCTGCTGGCAGGCGCAACTGCTGCTCTTGCGGCCACGCAGCTTGGCCCGATCGGCCCGGCCATCGCCCAGCCGACGGCAGCACCAGCCGGCGCCTCGGGCTTCCCCGCCCTCAAGCAGATCGAGGCCGGGGTCCTCACTATCGGCTATGTCGATGCCGGCCCGAGCGACGGCCCCGTCGTCATCCTGCTGCATGGCTGGCCCTACGACATCCACAGCTATGTCGATGTCCTGCCCTTGCTGACGGCCGGAGGCTACCGCGTGATCGTGCCGCATCTGCGTGGCTACGGGACGACCCGGTTCCTGTCGGATGCGACGCCGCGAAACGGACAACAAGCGGCGCTTGCAGTCGACGTGATCGCGCTGATGGACGCACTCAAGATCGAGAAGGCCGTTCTCGGCGGTTACGACTGGGGGGCGCGGACCGTCAACATCGTCGCGGCGCTCTGGCCGCAACGCGTCAAGGCCATGGTCTCGGTCAGCGGCTATCTGATCGGCAGCCAGAGCGCGAACCGGATGCCGCTGCCGCCGAAAGCCGAGCAGGACTGGTGGTACCAGTATTATTTTGCGACCGAGCGCGGCCGGCTCGGCTATCAGCAGAACACGCATGATTTCGCGCGGCTGATCTGGCAGACCGCATCGCCGCGCTGGGCCTTCGACGACGCCACCTTCGCGCGCAGCGCGGCCTCTCTCGACAATCCCGATCACGTCGCCATCACCATCCACAACTACCGCTGGCGGCTTGGTCTGGCGGAGGGCGAGGCCCGCTATGACGATCTGGAGCAGCGCCTCGCCCAGGCTCCCTCGATCGCCGTGCCGACCATCACGCTGGAAGGCGACGCCAACGGTGCACCGCACCCGGACCCGGCAGCCTATGCCAGGAAGTTCTCGGGCTGGTATCAGCACAGGCCCCTCTCCGGCGGGATCGGGCACAACCCTCCGCAGGAGGCGCCCGCAGCATTCGCTGAAGCGATCATCGCGGTCGATCGCGCTTGA
- a CDS encoding DUF2955 domain-containing protein, whose product MGLRVALAVAIGLSFGIGSGAVIPFLGPLFAAQFLLGGARPLPLAKAMGTVGLILLAGQFFIVMVGIFGGRPVQMLILLGLFFFLCFFLQAQGKGGPAIFLSLVISVMVPLLDLLHGDLDQSMIMILFQGSVGGVVLSWLAHAAVPEPAGAADKLPPQAVALSNPTARALANTAILLGSVTLCLTNSAFSSAIVIPITVSSLLLQLDLAGGARAALGLVAVNLLGGVLASLAFTFLEIRPSLVLLFFTTLLVGLILGGRAAMASPLGKVYGGALTTFLILLGTGLSPLPTSTPESFSTRVFYVLLAIAYALCATALLWSRAPVQRRVSSQG is encoded by the coding sequence ATGGGGCTGCGGGTCGCGCTGGCGGTCGCGATTGGACTGAGCTTCGGCATCGGCAGCGGTGCGGTCATTCCCTTTCTGGGGCCGCTTTTCGCCGCGCAGTTCCTGCTCGGCGGCGCCAGGCCGCTGCCGCTGGCGAAGGCGATGGGGACTGTCGGGCTGATCCTGCTGGCCGGACAGTTTTTCATCGTCATGGTCGGTATATTTGGCGGCCGGCCGGTACAGATGCTTATCCTGCTGGGGCTGTTCTTCTTCCTGTGCTTCTTTCTCCAGGCGCAAGGTAAAGGCGGGCCGGCGATCTTCCTGTCCTTGGTTATCTCGGTCATGGTGCCGTTGCTCGACCTGCTCCATGGCGACCTCGACCAGAGCATGATCATGATCCTGTTCCAGGGCAGCGTAGGCGGCGTGGTGCTGTCCTGGCTCGCCCATGCCGCTGTGCCGGAGCCCGCCGGGGCCGCCGATAAATTGCCTCCACAGGCCGTCGCGCTGAGCAACCCGACCGCCCGTGCCTTGGCCAACACGGCCATCCTGCTGGGTTCGGTGACCCTGTGCCTGACCAACAGCGCCTTCTCCTCTGCGATCGTCATCCCGATCACCGTCTCTTCCCTGCTGCTTCAGCTCGATCTCGCCGGCGGCGCGCGCGCGGCGCTGGGCCTCGTCGCGGTTAATCTGCTCGGTGGGGTGCTCGCTTCGCTGGCGTTCACGTTCCTAGAAATCCGCCCCTCGCTGGTCCTGTTGTTCTTCACCACGCTGCTGGTCGGCCTCATCCTGGGAGGCCGGGCCGCGATGGCCTCGCCGCTGGGCAAAGTCTATGGCGGTGCGCTCACCACATTCCTGATCCTGCTGGGAACGGGCCTGTCGCCGCTGCCGACATCGACGCCGGAGTCGTTCTCGACACGGGTCTTCTACGTGCTGCTGGCGATCGCCTACGCGCTCTGCGCGACAGCGCTGTTATGGTCTCGCGCGCCGGTTCAGCGACGTGTCAGCAGCCAAGGGTAG
- a CDS encoding HlyD family secretion protein encodes MSTDAPGVPAEATEPLPATRDAEANPLRKTALVVVVVVAVLFALSIAMERLTPSSAQAVVQAYVVRMAPDVSGRVVEVGVVDNARVAAGQLLFRIDARPFEIAVTEAQAQVERIGQTLGASTAAVEAAQAKLVKAGADFENVQSQTQRTLELVQRGITAKAKGDEARAALEGARAAVDGAQADLAKAREELGPAGADNPQLRGALAQLERARLNLLHTSVVAPAAGVVSNLQLATGQFIGAGQAALSFIDASSIWISANFKENSLEHMSQADSAEIVIDALPGSIFKAKVESIGWGVSQNSVDPSTGLPTIRNSSGWIRDPQRFPVRLIFDGELPNRVRFGSQVNVVVYTGQNPVANALGAAWIRILSVLTYAS; translated from the coding sequence ATGAGCACAGACGCGCCCGGTGTTCCGGCAGAGGCGACTGAGCCGCTGCCCGCGACACGCGATGCCGAAGCCAATCCGCTGCGCAAGACGGCGCTGGTGGTCGTGGTGGTGGTCGCTGTGCTGTTTGCACTGTCGATCGCCATGGAGCGCCTGACGCCGTCCTCCGCCCAGGCGGTGGTTCAGGCCTATGTGGTGCGGATGGCGCCCGATGTCTCCGGCCGCGTCGTCGAGGTCGGTGTCGTCGACAATGCGCGCGTCGCGGCGGGACAGCTCCTGTTCCGGATCGATGCCAGGCCTTTCGAGATTGCGGTGACGGAGGCGCAGGCGCAGGTCGAGCGCATCGGCCAGACGCTGGGCGCATCGACGGCGGCGGTGGAGGCGGCCCAGGCGAAGCTGGTCAAGGCGGGGGCCGATTTCGAGAATGTGCAGTCCCAGACGCAGCGCACGCTTGAACTGGTGCAGCGCGGCATCACCGCGAAGGCCAAGGGCGACGAGGCGCGCGCGGCTCTGGAGGGGGCACGGGCGGCGGTCGATGGCGCGCAGGCCGATCTGGCGAAAGCCCGCGAGGAGCTCGGACCGGCAGGCGCCGACAACCCGCAATTGAGGGGCGCTCTGGCGCAACTCGAGCGGGCCCGCCTCAACCTGCTTCACACCTCGGTCGTGGCACCCGCCGCCGGCGTGGTCTCCAACCTCCAGCTCGCCACCGGCCAGTTCATCGGCGCCGGTCAGGCCGCGCTGAGCTTCATCGATGCGAGCTCGATCTGGATTTCGGCGAACTTCAAGGAAAACAGCCTGGAGCACATGTCGCAGGCCGACAGCGCCGAGATCGTGATCGACGCGCTGCCCGGCAGCATCTTCAAGGCGAAGGTGGAGAGCATCGGCTGGGGTGTCTCGCAAAACAGCGTCGATCCCAGCACGGGCCTGCCCACCATCCGCAACAGCAGCGGCTGGATCCGCGACCCGCAGCGCTTCCCGGTGCGCCTGATCTTCGATGGCGAGCTGCCAAACCGGGTGCGGTTCGGCTCCCAGGTCAATGTGGTCGTGTATACCGGCCAAAATCCCGTCGCCAATGCGCTAGGCGCCGCGTGGATCCGGATTCTCTCGGTCCTGACCTATGCCAGCTGA
- a CDS encoding transporter suffix domain-containing protein, with translation MTNMTTDVSATPSSGWRFKLGIFIFIFAFALWLLIPLAASMGVAGPRIAAMTGAIFVANKVLLLTCIAVMGKAGFQQLKGLVFGYAKGLAPSGPIGPARHVIGLVMFCLPLVTAMLEPYVDQFFPGLRPNIWQLQALGDLMLIASFFVLGGDFWNKIRALFVRTTTVVDSGAGS, from the coding sequence ATGACCAACATGACGACGGACGTATCAGCGACCCCTTCGAGCGGCTGGCGCTTCAAGCTGGGAATCTTCATCTTCATCTTCGCCTTCGCATTGTGGCTGCTCATTCCGCTTGCTGCCTCAATGGGCGTTGCAGGACCACGCATCGCAGCGATGACGGGTGCGATCTTCGTCGCCAACAAGGTCCTGCTCCTGACTTGCATCGCGGTGATGGGCAAGGCCGGCTTCCAGCAGCTCAAGGGGTTGGTCTTCGGCTATGCCAAGGGTTTGGCGCCGAGCGGCCCGATTGGCCCGGCACGCCATGTCATCGGATTGGTGATGTTCTGCCTGCCGCTCGTCACGGCGATGCTCGAACCTTATGTCGACCAGTTCTTTCCGGGACTGAGGCCGAATATCTGGCAACTCCAGGCGCTCGGTGACCTCATGCTGATCGCCAGCTTCTTCGTTCTGGGAGGCGATTTCTGGAACAAGATTCGCGCCTTGTTCGTGCGCACGACCACGGTCGTCGACAGCGGCGCAGGCAGCTAG
- a CDS encoding alpha/beta hydrolase: MHVAQPLADAFLARAIAWCRAAFCSAFLITLLTACASRPETGFLSPVAGPGSGATEHVLLVATTRKRDDRPGTLFGGERGSPLDFARISISVPQAHKAGEIEWASAAPGSAKTDFVVRQAAYLDGEKDFVRSLNAQLATRPRGSRKVLLFIHGYNTMFAESVYRFGQIVHDSKTLAVPVLFTWASRGALTQYVYDNNSATTARDDLERTIRLIFASDAEQVNILAHSMGNWVTVEALRQIKISGRLPDGGKLGSIFLAAPDIDIDVFKSQMRRFGKPRKPFYIVLSKDDQALRASSFIAGGGNRVGADGNTEELAALGAVVIDLTDVKALDSSNHGKFAQLAEIAPRLSAVLENGISGGADNANPAQTAVGDAVGAIVSLPITILGAPIKIITGR; encoded by the coding sequence ATGCATGTGGCGCAGCCCCTGGCCGACGCATTCCTCGCCCGAGCGATCGCATGGTGCCGCGCAGCGTTTTGCTCCGCATTTTTGATCACGCTCCTCACGGCCTGCGCCTCGCGCCCGGAGACGGGCTTCCTCAGCCCGGTCGCCGGGCCGGGCTCGGGGGCAACCGAACACGTGCTGCTGGTTGCGACGACGCGCAAACGCGACGATCGGCCCGGGACGCTGTTTGGCGGCGAGCGGGGCTCGCCTCTCGACTTCGCCAGGATCAGCATATCGGTTCCGCAGGCTCACAAGGCCGGAGAGATCGAGTGGGCGTCGGCCGCCCCCGGAAGTGCGAAAACCGATTTCGTGGTCCGTCAGGCGGCCTATCTCGACGGCGAAAAGGACTTCGTCCGCTCGCTCAACGCCCAGCTGGCCACGCGTCCGCGCGGCAGCCGCAAGGTGCTGCTGTTCATCCACGGCTATAATACGATGTTTGCCGAGAGCGTGTACCGCTTCGGCCAGATCGTCCACGATTCCAAGACGCTGGCCGTGCCGGTGCTGTTCACCTGGGCGTCGCGCGGTGCGCTGACGCAATATGTCTACGACAACAACAGCGCCACGACGGCGCGGGACGATCTGGAACGCACCATACGCCTGATCTTTGCCAGCGACGCCGAGCAGGTCAACATCCTCGCGCATTCGATGGGCAATTGGGTGACCGTCGAGGCGCTTCGGCAGATCAAGATCTCCGGACGCCTGCCTGATGGCGGCAAGCTCGGCTCGATCTTCCTGGCAGCGCCCGATATCGACATCGATGTCTTCAAATCGCAGATGCGGCGCTTCGGGAAGCCGCGCAAGCCCTTCTATATCGTGCTGTCCAAGGATGATCAGGCGCTGCGGGCGTCCAGCTTCATCGCCGGCGGCGGCAATCGCGTCGGAGCCGACGGCAATACCGAAGAACTCGCGGCGCTGGGCGCCGTCGTCATCGACCTGACGGATGTGAAGGCGCTGGACTCGTCCAACCATGGCAAGTTTGCCCAGTTGGCCGAGATTGCGCCCCGTCTATCGGCCGTACTCGAGAACGGCATCTCCGGAGGCGCGGACAACGCGAACCCGGCGCAGACCGCGGTCGGTGATGCTGTCGGGGCGATCGTATCCCTGCCCATCACGATCCTAGGCGCACCGATCAAAATCATAACAGGCCGCTGA
- a CDS encoding mechanosensitive ion channel domain-containing protein produces MHALSLPALAQTPAPPTGISQEQFDALVEAIGRSVVEKLKAPASAPAARGGASDAAGAATPDPLETRVAQFVDRGAAALAAFPELGRRLAEFPRLIVQAGDGRGLSAFLLLLFISAALALTVERLVAALFGGLRTRLGARVAATSGPSALLPIGGILVLDLVGVAAVWLVSYGAIGIWFSRGVGQDKLAAAVLAGIFAWRLYMLAFRFVLRPGLAGARLAAMDDGEAAALYRRITLIVLLIMVLRIVIRLLIATGTPAEAIAAGQILVTSLVLSFVFWMAARSRIAVGRWLAGLASAPNSLAGWLGAHWLTVAAPLFLALGLTQIYGAVVARYTVPNAVLLTLNALIALILFQTLARYLTQPRPAAVPDVAEGEPTAEPAADAAAMPSPRGFTDVVIRCIRTAILLAIMVFVAQSWIVDVFALVDEQGWRTLARSSLATAVTLFLAFVAWELVDFFTRATPATAADAAAGGEGGGSGSRLATMLPLLRVVLAITICVLALLIVLSEVGVNIAPLLAGASVFGLALSFGSQALVRDIVSGIFYLSDDAFRIGEYIDCGKAKGSVEGFTLRSIRLRHQNGQVHTIPFGQLGQITNFSRDWATVKFNLRFKRDTDLEKLRKTVKKIGDQMQADPEFANDFIAPLRMQGVADILDNAILVRFKFTVKPIQPSYVQRVAVKTMVTTFPTVGIEFADSMVAVQTMGAGGDQAAAAAASSAQNRSRAELALSAEEGA; encoded by the coding sequence TTGCACGCCCTCTCGCTTCCAGCGCTCGCCCAAACCCCGGCTCCGCCCACCGGGATCAGCCAGGAACAGTTCGACGCACTTGTCGAAGCTATCGGTCGATCTGTCGTCGAGAAGCTGAAGGCTCCCGCGTCCGCGCCGGCGGCGAGAGGAGGGGCCTCGGACGCCGCCGGTGCCGCGACGCCGGATCCGCTCGAAACCCGGGTAGCGCAATTCGTCGACAGAGGCGCTGCCGCGCTGGCGGCTTTCCCTGAACTCGGCCGCCGGCTGGCGGAATTTCCCCGGCTGATCGTCCAGGCCGGCGATGGCCGCGGATTATCGGCGTTTCTCCTGCTCCTGTTCATCTCCGCGGCGCTGGCGCTCACCGTCGAACGGCTCGTGGCGGCGCTGTTCGGCGGCCTGCGAACGCGCCTTGGTGCAAGAGTCGCCGCGACATCCGGCCCTTCTGCGCTGCTGCCGATCGGCGGGATCCTGGTGCTCGATCTTGTCGGCGTCGCCGCCGTCTGGCTCGTCAGCTATGGCGCGATCGGCATCTGGTTTTCCCGCGGCGTCGGCCAGGACAAGCTGGCGGCCGCGGTCCTGGCGGGGATCTTCGCCTGGCGGCTTTACATGCTGGCTTTCCGCTTCGTGCTGCGGCCAGGCCTCGCCGGCGCCCGCCTCGCGGCAATGGACGATGGCGAAGCCGCTGCCCTGTATCGCCGCATCACGCTGATCGTCCTCCTGATCATGGTCCTGCGGATCGTGATCCGCCTGCTGATCGCGACCGGGACCCCGGCGGAGGCGATCGCCGCCGGCCAGATCCTGGTGACGAGCCTCGTGCTGAGCTTCGTCTTCTGGATGGCCGCGCGCTCGCGCATCGCCGTCGGCCGCTGGCTGGCCGGGCTGGCCTCGGCCCCAAACAGCCTGGCCGGCTGGCTGGGCGCTCACTGGCTCACCGTCGCGGCGCCGCTTTTCCTAGCGCTCGGGCTCACCCAGATCTACGGCGCCGTGGTCGCGCGCTACACCGTGCCCAACGCCGTGCTCCTGACGCTCAATGCGCTGATCGCATTGATCCTGTTTCAAACGCTGGCACGCTACCTGACCCAGCCACGCCCGGCGGCCGTGCCTGACGTCGCAGAGGGCGAGCCGACCGCTGAGCCCGCCGCCGATGCGGCGGCGATGCCGTCTCCGCGCGGTTTTACCGATGTCGTCATTCGCTGCATCCGGACAGCCATCCTGCTCGCGATCATGGTCTTCGTCGCGCAAAGCTGGATTGTGGATGTCTTTGCGCTCGTCGACGAGCAGGGCTGGCGGACGCTCGCCCGTTCGTCCCTCGCCACAGCCGTGACGCTGTTCCTTGCCTTCGTAGCCTGGGAGCTGGTCGATTTTTTCACCCGCGCGACACCGGCGACGGCCGCCGACGCCGCGGCCGGAGGGGAGGGCGGCGGCTCCGGCTCCCGCCTTGCGACCATGCTGCCGCTGTTGCGGGTCGTGCTCGCGATCACGATTTGCGTGCTGGCCCTGCTCATCGTGCTCTCGGAGGTGGGGGTCAACATCGCGCCGCTCCTGGCCGGGGCATCGGTGTTCGGGCTGGCTTTGTCCTTCGGCAGCCAGGCGCTCGTCCGCGACATCGTCTCGGGAATATTCTACCTGAGCGACGATGCCTTCCGCATCGGCGAGTACATCGATTGCGGCAAGGCGAAGGGGTCCGTCGAAGGCTTCACGCTGCGCTCGATCCGGCTGCGCCATCAGAATGGCCAGGTCCACACCATTCCGTTCGGTCAGCTCGGCCAGATCACCAATTTCAGCCGGGACTGGGCGACCGTTAAATTCAACCTTCGCTTCAAGCGCGACACCGATCTCGAGAAACTGCGCAAGACGGTCAAGAAGATCGGCGACCAGATGCAGGCGGACCCCGAATTCGCCAATGATTTCATCGCCCCGCTGCGCATGCAGGGCGTTGCCGACATCTTGGACAATGCGATCCTTGTTCGCTTCAAATTCACCGTCAAACCGATCCAGCCGAGCTATGTCCAGCGGGTCGCGGTGAAGACCATGGTCACGACCTTCCCGACCGTGGGGATCGAATTCGCGGACTCGATGGTCGCGGTCCAGACGATGGGTGCAGGCGGCGATCAGGCCGCCGCGGCGGCCGCGAGCTCGGCCCAGAATCGATCGCGGGCCGAACTGGCGCTGTCTGCGGAGGAAGGAGCGTGA
- the paoA gene encoding aldehyde dehydrogenase iron-sulfur subunit PaoA yields the protein MNLPTDLAATRRDVLVGTAAAVATTSSASRLAAQTPTETGAASLGSVILPVSFEVNGAQRELNLDARTTLLDALRENLRMNGTKKGCDHGQCGACTVLVEGRRINSCLTLAVMHQGERITTIEGLGTPADMHPMQAAFVRHDGFQCGYCTPGQICSAVGVLDEIKAGIPSQVSADLTALPEGSQAEIRERMSGNICRCGAYSNIVDAITEVSGRKA from the coding sequence ATGAATTTACCCACCGATCTGGCGGCGACGCGCCGCGACGTGTTGGTCGGCACCGCAGCCGCGGTTGCGACGACATCATCCGCCTCGCGGCTCGCCGCACAAACCCCGACGGAGACCGGCGCTGCCAGCCTGGGCTCCGTCATCCTGCCTGTTTCATTCGAGGTCAACGGCGCGCAACGCGAGCTCAACCTCGATGCGCGGACGACGCTGCTCGACGCGCTGCGGGAAAATCTCCGCATGAACGGCACGAAGAAGGGCTGCGATCACGGCCAGTGCGGCGCTTGCACCGTCCTTGTCGAGGGCCGGCGCATCAATTCCTGCCTGACGCTCGCCGTCATGCATCAGGGCGAGCGCATCACCACGATCGAGGGCCTCGGCACGCCCGCCGACATGCATCCGATGCAGGCCGCCTTCGTCAGGCATGACGGCTTTCAGTGCGGCTACTGCACGCCAGGCCAGATTTGCTCGGCGGTCGGCGTTCTCGACGAGATCAAGGCCGGCATCCCCAGCCAAGTCAGCGCCGACCTGACTGCCCTTCCCGAAGGATCGCAAGCCGAGATCCGGGAGCGCATGAGCGGCAACATCTGCCGCTGCGGCGCCTATTCCAACATCGTCGACGCCATCACCGAAGTGTCCGGGAGGAAGGCATGA
- a CDS encoding FAD binding domain-containing protein, giving the protein MKSFTYERAATPAQAASAAARNPDARFIAGGTNLLDLMKLEIETPRHLIDVNGLALDTIASTQDGGLRIGALVRNTDLAADARIRRDYGLLSRALLAGASGQLRNKATTAGNLLQRTRCPYFYDTNQPCNKRQPGTGCSALGGFSRSLAVVGASDACIATHPSDMAVAMRALDAQVETVRSDGGTRSLPIAEFYRAPGETPHLETTLAPGELITAVTLPRPVGGKHVYRKVRDRASYAFALISVGAIVQRDGSGRVALGGVAHKPWRIEAAEAQLPQGAKAVTERLLANARTTHDNAFKLPLVERTLAAVLVEARA; this is encoded by the coding sequence ATGAAATCCTTCACCTATGAGCGTGCCGCCACGCCGGCGCAGGCTGCGTCAGCCGCCGCCCGAAACCCGGATGCGCGCTTCATCGCCGGCGGGACCAACCTGCTCGACCTGATGAAGCTCGAGATCGAGACCCCGCGCCACCTGATCGACGTCAACGGCCTGGCGCTCGACACCATCGCCTCGACACAGGATGGCGGCCTGAGGATCGGCGCGCTTGTACGCAACACCGATCTCGCGGCCGATGCGCGCATCCGGCGCGATTACGGCTTGCTGTCGCGCGCGCTTCTGGCAGGCGCTTCGGGCCAGCTCCGCAACAAGGCAACGACGGCCGGCAACCTGCTGCAGCGCACCCGCTGCCCCTATTTCTACGACACCAACCAGCCCTGCAACAAACGGCAGCCCGGCACCGGCTGCTCGGCGCTGGGCGGCTTCAGCCGGTCCCTCGCGGTGGTGGGCGCAAGCGATGCCTGCATCGCCACCCATCCCAGCGACATGGCGGTTGCGATGCGGGCGCTGGACGCGCAGGTCGAGACGGTGAGGTCCGATGGCGGAACGCGCAGCCTGCCGATCGCCGAATTCTATCGGGCGCCGGGCGAGACGCCCCACCTTGAAACCACCCTCGCCCCGGGAGAGCTGATCACGGCGGTGACCTTACCCAGGCCGGTCGGCGGCAAGCATGTCTATCGCAAGGTGCGCGACCGCGCGTCCTATGCATTCGCGTTGATTTCGGTCGGCGCGATCGTGCAGCGCGACGGCAGCGGGCGCGTTGCCCTGGGCGGCGTCGCCCACAAGCCGTGGCGGATCGAGGCGGCGGAGGCCCAGTTGCCGCAAGGCGCCAAGGCCGTGACGGAGCGCCTGCTGGCGAATGCCAGAACCACCCATGACAATGCCTTCAAGCTTCCGCTGGTCGAGCGCACGCTCGCCGCCGTGCTTGTCGAAGCGAGGGCCTGA